Proteins encoded by one window of Streptomyces sp. LX-29:
- a CDS encoding spirocyclase AveC family protein, producing MPPVVVWACLGAFFVVLQTYVLVSWLVDGTHIDKAPESSGFGTTMEVIGVLVPLLTVVPVVVLTVKFVRESRAQRRATFDLLLVIGCVLSAWQDPLLNWFHPVITVNTNQFMATSSWAPYVPGWQGPGEHQQAEMPWHALVAGLGTALSAIVVGAGVQWLAKRRPGIRPIRLMGFAVLLGMVLTATSEPFLPALGFFIWSGATPELTLFSGTWYQFPVYELVTAGTYFAALAMLRLAVNERGETLAERGVGELSWRRTTWLRLLAVAGVTNVAYVAYAVGHMLFAWNHGSPPTDLPDFFRPPAAY from the coding sequence GTGCCGCCTGTCGTGGTCTGGGCGTGTCTGGGCGCGTTCTTCGTGGTGTTGCAGACGTACGTCCTGGTCAGTTGGCTGGTCGACGGCACACACATCGACAAGGCGCCCGAGTCTTCCGGCTTCGGCACCACCATGGAAGTGATCGGTGTGTTGGTCCCGCTCCTGACGGTGGTGCCCGTGGTGGTGCTGACCGTCAAGTTCGTGCGGGAGTCCCGTGCCCAACGGCGGGCCACCTTCGACCTCCTGCTGGTCATCGGTTGTGTGCTGAGCGCCTGGCAGGATCCCCTGCTGAACTGGTTCCACCCGGTGATCACCGTGAACACCAATCAGTTCATGGCGACGAGTTCCTGGGCTCCGTACGTCCCGGGGTGGCAGGGGCCGGGGGAGCATCAGCAGGCGGAGATGCCGTGGCATGCGCTGGTCGCGGGTCTGGGGACGGCTCTGTCGGCCATCGTCGTGGGCGCCGGCGTGCAGTGGCTGGCGAAGCGCCGTCCAGGGATCCGGCCGATCCGCCTGATGGGATTCGCCGTTCTGCTGGGGATGGTGCTCACCGCCACCTCGGAGCCGTTCCTTCCGGCGCTGGGGTTCTTCATCTGGTCGGGTGCGACGCCCGAGCTCACGCTCTTCAGCGGCACCTGGTACCAGTTCCCCGTGTACGAACTCGTCACGGCCGGCACGTACTTCGCCGCGCTGGCCATGTTGCGGCTGGCCGTGAACGAGCGGGGCGAGACGCTGGCGGAGCGTGGGGTCGGCGAGCTGTCGTGGCGGCGCACCACATGGCTGCGGCTGCTGGCGGTGGCCGGAGTCACCAATGTGGCCTACGTCGCGTACGCGGTGGGTCATATGCTGTTCGCCTGGAACCACGGCAGCCCGCCCACTGACCTGCCGGACTTCTTCCGTCCTCCCGCCGCGTACTGA
- a CDS encoding type I polyketide synthase, whose product MANDEKLVEYLKWVTADLHETRQRLMKVESKQQEPIAIVGMACRFPGGASSPEALWELVAAGADAISGFPTDRGWDLDGLYDPDPERPGTLYVRESGFLHDAAEFDAAFFGISPREALAMDPQQRLLLETSWEAVERAGIDPTSLKNSSTGVFTGVIYHDYAALPQTIPENLKGYVGNGTAGSIASGRLSYTLGLEGPAVTIDTACSSSLVALHLACQALRAGECSMALAGGVTVMSTPFGLVEFSRQRGLSTDGRCKAFAACADGTGWSEGAGMLLLEPLSQAERNGHPILAVVRGSAVNQDGASNGLTAPNGPSQQRVIRQALVNAGLTELEVDAVEAHGTGTTLGDPIEAQALLATYGENRPVGQPLWLGSLKSNIGHTQAAAGVAGVIKMVMALRHETLPQTLHVDALTPHVDWSAGAVSLLTKARPWPCSDRIRRAAISSFGISGTNAHLILEEPPVPPQPSGRAPAGREDAQRSPVLRADMVPWLVSGRSEGAVRDQAARLREHVLRDPELAPADIGWSLATTRTVFEHRGVVLGQGREELLAGLQRLASGEPAKKVISGVVGPAGKTVFVFPGQGSQWAGMTADLLDSSSVFREHIEACEEALAPHVDWSLGEVLRQADGAASLERVDVVQPVLFAVMVGLARMWQACGIHPDAVIGHSQGEIAAAHIAGALTLHDAAAVVALRSRALARLAGHGAMASVSLPETEVEERLTAWTGRLAIAAINGPHNIVISGEPEAVEELLADCAKQDIRARRIPVDYASHGPQVEAVEDEIRDALTAITPVVPTIPLLSTVTGQWITGREMDAGYWYRNLRQPVRLADALHTLAAQGHHTFIEASPHPVLTHTIHDVVTATPASDDAVRPIIVGTLWRDEDGPQRFLTSVAEAYAHGLQVTWSHLFNSTTAQRVDLPTYPFQRERYWLASAAASTRVDAEGNGVEARFWEAVERQDLTAVAQTLNVTDQEHDSLSAVLPMLSGWHQRQRERHTLDTWRYKITWKPLPTPPPTTPHTTDAVDGTWLVIIPTAQADHDAVTACLSSLDQLGTPTHATHIDPHTTDREALAQHLRTHTTEHPTVGVLSLLALDWRLGRVTPNTPPLGRPHRHPHHHTHQQHPPQPRARPPTPTSPALHPVIRARGRAKTNSPYTPHLLLTSRRGPHAPGATELHTELTELGAHVTITACDTTDRHALTELLTTIPPEHPLTAVIHTAGTAHYAPLTHTTLTDLAHVTRPKVQAAQHLHELTRDTPLTAFVLFSSGAGVWGGGDQGGYAAANAYLDALAHHRRATGLPATSLAWGAWADTGMAAEETSTRQLNRRGVRAMDPQLAITALQQALDHDETFLTITHIDWQRFTETFTSIRHSPLITDIPEAIAAATETTNPDTPTDRHEAPARLRRKLAGMAASEQTETLLHLVRTHAAVALGHASYEAINPSVGFMEAGFDSLTVLELCKRMAGETGLRLPATLVFDHSTPTAFARHLQAVLDVSGTAADPGGEGTAESATGPVRGAEANLSAGASPSESAEILPHSLASLFRRAHDLDEVPRGMQLMRAASYFRPGFASVADMGPAPSPLRLARGAVQPSLLCLPTVAAVASPNQYARFASYFRGVRDMWFLPLPGFAAEESTPASMEALMEFESKLALDCVGDTPFVLVGHSGGGLVAHALAVHLEAIGRPPAALVLIDTYAYGSASMVTLARELANGMFETERIFGLRMDDTRLTAMGCYLRLFANHVPQATSMPTLCLRGVDRVADEMSEVSSQEEWRPMWEFPHTPMDVAGDHFTIMQEHAFATAESVDCWLDSTF is encoded by the coding sequence CGGCAACGGAACCGCTGGCAGTATCGCCTCTGGCCGGCTGTCCTACACCTTGGGCCTGGAGGGCCCGGCCGTCACCATCGACACCGCATGCTCATCCTCCTTGGTCGCCCTGCATCTGGCGTGTCAGGCGTTGCGGGCCGGTGAGTGCTCCATGGCGCTGGCCGGCGGTGTGACGGTGATGTCCACACCGTTCGGACTGGTGGAGTTCAGCCGACAGCGCGGACTGTCCACCGACGGCCGGTGCAAGGCGTTCGCCGCCTGCGCGGACGGCACCGGATGGTCCGAGGGCGCGGGCATGCTCCTCCTTGAGCCACTGTCCCAGGCTGAGCGCAACGGCCATCCGATCCTGGCGGTCGTACGAGGTAGCGCGGTCAACCAGGACGGGGCCAGCAACGGTCTGACCGCACCGAACGGCCCGTCCCAGCAGCGGGTCATCCGCCAGGCCCTGGTCAACGCCGGCCTGACGGAGCTCGAAGTGGACGCCGTGGAAGCCCACGGCACCGGCACCACCCTCGGGGACCCGATCGAGGCGCAGGCCCTGCTTGCCACCTACGGCGAGAACCGACCCGTGGGACAGCCCCTGTGGCTGGGGTCGCTGAAGTCGAACATCGGGCACACCCAGGCCGCCGCCGGTGTCGCCGGAGTGATCAAAATGGTCATGGCCCTGCGCCACGAGACGCTGCCCCAGACCCTTCACGTCGACGCACTCACCCCCCATGTCGACTGGTCCGCCGGAGCCGTGTCCCTGCTCACCAAAGCACGGCCCTGGCCCTGCTCCGACCGCATCCGCCGTGCCGCGATCTCCTCCTTCGGCATCAGCGGCACCAACGCCCACCTCATCCTCGAAGAACCCCCCGTACCACCGCAGCCAAGCGGCCGAGCACCAGCCGGCCGAGAAGACGCGCAGCGGAGTCCAGTACTGCGAGCGGACATGGTGCCCTGGCTTGTCTCCGGACGGAGCGAGGGCGCGGTACGGGACCAAGCGGCCCGGCTGCGAGAGCATGTTCTACGGGATCCTGAGCTCGCTCCGGCGGACATCGGATGGTCTCTGGCCACCACCCGGACAGTGTTCGAGCACCGTGGCGTGGTTCTCGGGCAAGGCCGCGAGGAGCTCCTCGCCGGACTCCAGCGACTCGCTTCCGGGGAACCAGCCAAGAAGGTGATCAGCGGGGTGGTCGGCCCCGCGGGCAAGACGGTGTTCGTCTTCCCCGGCCAAGGCTCCCAATGGGCGGGCATGACCGCCGACCTGCTCGACTCCTCCTCGGTGTTCCGCGAGCACATCGAAGCGTGTGAGGAGGCTCTGGCGCCTCATGTGGACTGGTCGCTGGGTGAGGTGTTGCGGCAGGCGGATGGCGCGGCCTCGCTGGAGCGGGTGGATGTCGTCCAGCCGGTGCTGTTCGCGGTCATGGTGGGCCTGGCACGCATGTGGCAGGCATGCGGCATCCACCCCGACGCCGTCATCGGCCACAGCCAAGGAGAGATCGCCGCAGCCCACATCGCCGGCGCACTCACCCTCCACGACGCCGCAGCCGTGGTCGCCCTCCGCAGCCGCGCCCTCGCCCGCCTGGCCGGCCACGGCGCCATGGCCTCCGTATCCCTACCAGAGACAGAAGTCGAGGAACGACTGACGGCGTGGACCGGCCGACTGGCCATCGCCGCCATCAACGGCCCCCACAACATCGTGATCTCCGGCGAGCCGGAAGCGGTAGAGGAACTCCTGGCCGATTGCGCGAAGCAGGATATTCGGGCCCGGCGTATCCCCGTCGACTACGCCTCCCACGGCCCGCAGGTGGAAGCGGTCGAGGACGAGATCCGCGACGCCCTGACCGCTATCACCCCGGTCGTACCCACCATCCCTCTGCTGTCCACCGTTACCGGCCAGTGGATCACGGGGCGGGAGATGGACGCGGGCTACTGGTACCGCAACCTCCGCCAACCCGTCCGGCTCGCCGACGCCCTCCACACCCTGGCAGCCCAGGGACACCACACCTTCATCGAAGCCAGCCCGCACCCCGTTCTCACCCACACCATCCACGACGTCGTCACGGCAACACCCGCTTCCGATGATGCTGTCCGACCCATCATCGTCGGCACCTTGTGGCGTGATGAGGATGGTCCGCAGCGTTTCCTGACCTCTGTCGCCGAGGCATACGCTCACGGCCTCCAAGTGACCTGGAGCCATCTCTTCAACAGCACCACAGCACAACGGGTAGATCTGCCCACCTACCCGTTCCAGCGTGAGCGGTACTGGCTTGCGAGCGCGGCCGCGTCCACTCGCGTGGATGCGGAAGGGAATGGTGTGGAGGCCCGGTTCTGGGAGGCGGTCGAACGCCAGGACCTGACCGCTGTGGCCCAGACCCTGAACGTGACAGACCAGGAACACGACTCCCTCAGCGCCGTTCTACCGATGCTCTCCGGCTGGCACCAACGCCAACGCGAACGCCACACCCTCGACACCTGGCGCTACAAGATCACCTGGAAACCCCTCCCCACACCACCCCCCACCACCCCACACACCACTGACGCGGTCGACGGCACCTGGCTCGTCATCATCCCCACCGCCCAGGCCGACCACGACGCGGTCACCGCCTGCCTGAGCTCCCTCGACCAGCTCGGCACCCCCACCCACGCCACCCACATCGACCCCCACACCACCGACCGGGAAGCACTCGCCCAACACCTCCGCACCCACACCACCGAACACCCCACCGTCGGCGTGCTGTCGCTCCTCGCCCTGGACTGGAGACTGGGCCGCGTCACCCCGAACACCCCACCGCTGGGGCGGCCTCATCGACATCCCCACCACCACACCCACCAGCAACACCCACCCCAACCACGGGCCAGACCGCCCACACCCACCTCACCAGCACTCCACCCGGTGATCAGGGCCCGTGGAAGGGCGAAGACCAACTCGCCGTACACCCCCCACCTGCTGTTGACCAGCCGCCGCGGACCCCACGCACCCGGCGCCACCGAACTCCACACCGAACTCACCGAACTCGGCGCCCACGTCACCATCACCGCCTGCGACACCACCGACCGCCACGCCCTCACCGAACTCCTCACCACCATCCCACCCGAACACCCCCTCACCGCCGTCATCCACACCGCCGGCACCGCCCACTACGCACCCCTCACCCACACCACCCTCACCGACCTCGCCCACGTCACCCGCCCCAAAGTCCAAGCAGCCCAACACCTCCACGAACTCACCCGCGACACCCCCCTCACCGCCTTCGTCCTCTTCTCCTCCGGAGCAGGCGTATGGGGCGGAGGCGACCAAGGAGGCTACGCCGCCGCCAACGCCTACCTCGACGCACTCGCCCACCACCGACGCGCCACAGGACTCCCCGCCACCTCCCTCGCCTGGGGAGCCTGGGCCGACACCGGCATGGCAGCCGAAGAAACCTCCACCCGACAACTCAACCGCCGCGGCGTACGAGCGATGGACCCCCAACTCGCCATCACCGCCCTCCAACAAGCACTCGACCACGACGAAACCTTCCTCACCATCACCCACATCGACTGGCAACGCTTCACCGAAACATTCACCTCCATCCGCCACAGCCCACTCATCACCGACATCCCCGAAGCCATCGCGGCGGCCACCGAAACCACCAACCCCGACACACCAACCGACAGGCACGAGGCACCCGCTCGCCTTCGGCGCAAGCTGGCCGGGATGGCTGCCTCTGAGCAGACCGAAACGCTGCTCCACTTGGTCCGCACCCATGCGGCGGTCGCACTCGGGCATGCTTCCTATGAAGCGATCAACCCCAGCGTGGGGTTCATGGAAGCGGGCTTCGATTCCCTGACCGTCCTGGAGCTGTGCAAGCGGATGGCCGGAGAGACCGGACTGCGTCTGCCAGCGACCCTGGTCTTCGACCACTCGACCCCCACGGCGTTCGCACGCCACCTCCAGGCCGTACTCGATGTCTCCGGGACGGCGGCCGATCCAGGCGGTGAAGGCACGGCTGAGAGCGCCACGGGGCCGGTGCGCGGGGCCGAGGCGAACCTCTCGGCCGGGGCATCGCCATCGGAGTCGGCGGAGATTCTGCCGCACTCCTTGGCTTCGCTCTTCCGGCGTGCCCACGACCTCGACGAAGTGCCGCGCGGCATGCAGCTCATGCGTGCTGCCTCCTACTTCCGCCCCGGGTTCGCATCCGTGGCGGACATGGGGCCAGCGCCCAGCCCCCTGCGGCTGGCGCGGGGGGCGGTGCAGCCGTCCCTGCTCTGCCTTCCCACCGTGGCCGCCGTGGCCAGCCCGAACCAGTACGCGCGCTTCGCATCTTATTTCCGTGGGGTGCGAGACATGTGGTTCCTTCCGCTGCCTGGTTTCGCCGCGGAGGAGAGCACCCCCGCGTCCATGGAAGCGTTGATGGAGTTCGAGTCCAAGCTCGCACTCGACTGTGTCGGTGACACGCCCTTCGTCCTCGTCGGTCACTCCGGTGGTGGGCTGGTCGCACATGCGCTGGCCGTTCACCTCGAAGCCATCGGAAGGCCCCCGGCGGCCTTGGTCCTGATCGACACCTATGCGTACGGAAGCGCGTCGATGGTGACTCTCGCCCGAGAGCTCGCCAACGGCATGTTCGAGACGGAGCGGATCTTCGGGCTGCGGATGGACGACACACGGCTGACCGCCATGGGCTGCTATCTGCGGCTCTTCGCGAACCATGTGCCGCAGGCGACCTCCATGCCCACCTTGTGCCTACGGGGTGTCGACCGGGTGGCCGACGAGATGTCGGAGGTCTCGAGTCAGGAGGAGTGGCGACCCATGTGGGAGTTCCCTCACACACCCATGGATGTCGCCGGCGACCACTTCACCATCATGCAGGAACACGCCTTCGCCACGGCCGAGTCGGTGGACTGCTGGCTCGACTCGACGTTCTGA